Within the Oncorhynchus clarkii lewisi isolate Uvic-CL-2024 chromosome 2, UVic_Ocla_1.0, whole genome shotgun sequence genome, the region AGatacttgaaatcactggccattttaataatggaacactagtcactttaatattgtttacatatttttgctttactcatctcatatgtatatactgtattctattctactgtattttattctataccactccaacattgctcatcctaatactAATATATTccttaaatccattattttacttttaggtttGTGTGTAGTTGTGAATGGttcgatattactgcactgttggagctagaaacacaagcatttcgctacatgcacaataacatctgctaaacgtgtatgtgaccaataacatttgatttgaacatttattgaatagggtgccatttgggaagcattcCCAGCTTCCCCCAAATCAATGACCTCACCTCGTCTCTTTGTGTGTCAGCAGCCATttactttgtgtgtgtggacTAAGCCATATTGTACTTCCTGTGTTTCAGGAGGACGCCCCGCCTAAGAAGTCAGTGGCGGAGCTGGCTGGAAAGTTCAAAGCTCATGCCCCTCCCTTCCCCACGGGAACTGACGGGGTGAGGTCATTATAACTtccttttctctatctctcttttttctctcttttctcttctatTCTTTCACactcagatagatagatagatagatagtactGAAGCAGCTACACGTGTTAAAACGCCGATAAGTGAAACAGGAAGTTACACACAGGAAGTGGTTCTATGAATATCTGTGTGTAACGATTttcgttggtggaaggagaggaggaccaaagtgcagcgtggtacgtgccCATAATACTTTTAATCCCGAATGAATAcacgaacaaaaacaacaaaacgataaacgaacagttctgacaggtgcaacaaaaactaaccagaaaataatcacctacaactaacagtgggaaaacaggctacctaagtatggctctcaatcagagacaatgatagactgctgcctctgattgagaaccataccaggccaaacacatagaaaaagaaaacctagacctacaacatagaatacccacccacatcacaccctgaccaaactaaaaatagaaacctACAAAGCagtctacggtcagggcgtgacactgtgcTTCTGGGTGAACACAGTGTCAGCCCTGCTTTAAAACACACAACCACATTCATTGATGTATTGATGGGCACTGTAATGTGTcaatataataattttagctcCTCATTTATGTTTTTTACGTGTTTAGTTCTGACCAAATAGATCTTAAACACACACTCAGTTGTAAACATTAATTCATGAaatgtatagtaccagtcaaaagtttggacacacttactcattcaaggggttttcttaatttttactattttctacattccgAAAAATGTCAAgtcttttaaagtttcttcaagtgcagtcacaaaaaccatcaagtgctatgatgatactctcatgaggaccgccgttggaaaggaagaccctgagttacctctgctgcagaggataagttcattagtgttaccagcccaaataaatgcttcacatagttcaagtaacagacacatctcaacatcaactgtttagaggagactgcgtgaatcaggtcttcatggtcgaattgctgcaaagaaactaaagtacaccaataataataagagacttccttggaccaagaaacacaagcaaaggacattagaccggtggaaatctgtcctttggtctgatgagtccaaatgtgagatttttgcttccaaccgccgtgtctttgtgagacacagagtatgtgaacagatgatctctgcatgtgtggttcccactgtgaagcatggaggagaggtgtgatggtgtgggtggtggtgctttgctttgctggtgacactgtcaatgatttatttaaaattcaaggcacacttaaccagcatggctactgattcagaggggttgggttaaatgcagaagacacatttccgtTGAGTACATTCAGTTCCCTTTACCACGGCAtgctgcagtgatacgccatcctatgtggtttgcgcttagtgggactatcatttgtttttcaacaggacaatgacccaacacaccttcaggttgtgtaagggctatttgaccaagaaggagagtgatggagtgctgtatcagatgacctggcctccacaatcacacaacctcaacccaattgagatggtttgggatgatttggaccgcagagtgaaggaaaagcagccaacaagtgctcagcatatgtgggaactccttcaagactgttggaaagcattcctcatgaagctggttaagagaatatctagagtgtgcaaagctgtcatcaatgcaaaggatggctactttgaggaatctcaaatataaaatatattttgatttgtttaacacttttttggttactacatgattccatatgttatttcatagttttgatgtcttcactattattctacaatgtagaaaatagtacaaataaagaaaaacccttgaatgagtaggtgttctaaaactgatCATTTATGTGTAATGCTGTTTCTTATCGACATATTTTGTTCTGACGTGCTGCACAGTTCTTGTACTTTGGTGTGTTCGTTGATGTCAGCAtgccatgtgtgtgtatgtggagtgtgtttgtttgtcagtgTTCATGTATGGGTTGTGGTTGCTGTGTTGTCAGTCGGTGTACTGCATTTGTGCTGTGTGCCTCTGAGTCATGTCAGTGACAGTACACTATGATCGTTTTTTGTCTATCTCTAAAATGAACGTTTGTGTTGTTGGTCAGTggcatgtgtgagtgagtgttgtAGTATCAGATGTGTATGTCTGCATGTCTGTAGCGCCCTGTGTTCTAGTTGTGTTGTTCTGTTATGTTGACGTTCCAGTGTTGTGTGTATGTTATGTTGTTAGTAGGCCCATTGTGTTCATGGCACAGTGTTGGTTTAGTAGCCTCTGGTCTTGTGTCtcttgatctgtgtgtgtgtgtgttagtgttatgtGATTACTATGTGTAATAGTATTATGGCTGTTGGTATAGTAACACCCTTGGTGTTGGCTTCTCTTCCAGAGTAATAAGCCTGTTAGGAGACGCCCCCCTCGAACCCTACAGCTCCCCAAGACCACAGCACAGGGACAGGTGGacgaggaggtgagaggagtgtgtgagtgtttgaggGGACTGTTTGACAATTGTGTGTTGTACAGTTGTACACCCATGTCCCTTTTgatgtctgtgtgtacatgtgtgtgtgaggggtagtGCTGTGTGTTGTACAGTTCTATAATGCCATGTCCCGTTTgatgtctgtgtgtacatgtgtgtgtgaggggtagtGCTGTGTGTTGTACAGTTCTATAATGCCATGTCCCATTTGATgtctgtgtacatgtgtgtgtgaggggtagtGCTGTGTGTTGTACAGTTCTATAATGCCATGTCCCTTTTGATGTCTGTGTGTAGGACatccgattatgatttttcaataccgataccgattattggaggaccaaaaaagccaataccgattaaatcggccgattgtcattattacaaaaaaaaatgttcaaTTACAACATGTTATGGCTTTCTTCcgatgaaggagaggcggaccaaaatgcagcgtggttatttcgatacatgtttaataaaagataaacatgaacaatacaaaacaataaacgtaacgtgaaaacctaaacagccttatctggtgcaaacaaacactgagacaggaacaatcacccacgaaacactcaaagaatatggctgcctaaatatggttcccaatcagagacaacgataaacacctgcctctcctggctgactggcggctctggctgctccatgctgactggcggctctggcggctccatgcagactggcggctctggcggctccttgcagactggcagctctggcggctccttgcagactggcagctccttgcatgctggcagctccttgcagactggcagctccttgcagactggcagctctggcggctccttgcagactggcagctctggcggctccttgcagactggcagctctggcggctccttgcagactggcagctctggcggctccttgcagactggcagctctggcggctccttgcagactggcagctccttgcagactggcagctccttgcagactggcagctctggcggctccttgcggactggcagctctggcggctccttgcggactggcagctctggcggctccttgcggactggcagctctggcggctccttccagactggcagctctggcggctccttccagactggcagctctggcggatccttccagactggcagctctggcggatccttccagactggcagctctggctttttcttgcagactggcagctctggctgctccttgcagactggcagctctggctgctccttgcagactggcagctctggctgctccttgcagactggcagctctagcagcgctggacagacgggagactccggcagcgctgtagaggaggaaggctctgacagcgctggacaggcgggagactccggcagcgctggagaggaggaaggctctggcagcgctggacaagcgaagcgcactgaaggcctggtgcgtggtgctggcactggtggtactgggccaaggacacgcacaggaagcctggtgtggggagctgccaccggagggctggtgcgtggaggtggtactggatagaccggaccgtgcaggcgcactggagctcttgagcaccgagcctgcccaaccttacctggttgaatactcccggtcgccctgccagtgcggcgaggtggaatagcccgcactgggctatgcagacgAACCGGGgtcaccgtgcgcaaggctggggccatgtaagccggcccaaggagacgcactggagaccagatgcgtagagccggcttcatgacacttggctcgatgcttactctagcccggccgatatgaggagctggtatgtactgcaccgggctatgcacccgcactggagacattgtgcgctccacagcataacacggtgcctgcccgatctctctagccccccggtaagcacaggaagttggcgcaggtctcctacctggcgtcgtcatactccctgtgtgctcccccccaagacatttttggggctgactctcgggcttccatccacgccacCGTGTTcgtctctccaactccattctcctataaccctcttcacactgctccagcgaatcccaggcgggctccggcactctccctgggtcgaccgcccacctgtctatttcctcccaagtcgtatAATCCAGACTTCGTTGCTcctgctgcctgtcaccacgccgcttggtcctgttgtggtgggtgattctgttacggcTTTCTTCcgatgaaggagaggcggaccaaaatgcagcgtggttatttcgatacatgtttaataaaagataaacatgaacaatacaaaacaataaacataacgTGAAAAGGCTGTTTAggttatctggtgcaaacaaacactgagacaggaacaatcacccaagaaacactcaaagaatatggctgcctaaatatggttcccaatcagagacaacgataaacacctgcctctgattgagaaccactccaggcaaccatagacttttctagacaaccctactaaccacaatcccattacctacaacaaacccctagacaaaacacaccacataaaataacccatgtcacaccctggcctgatcaAAATAATAacgaaaacacaaaatactaagaccagggcgtgacacaacaatactgaattaacacttattttaacttaatataaaacagcaataaaatcaatttagcctcaaataaataatgaaacatgttcaatttggtttaatgcaaaaacaaagtgttggagaagaaagtaatatgtgccatgtaaaaagctaacgtttaagttccttgctcagaacatgagaacatatgaaagttggtggttccttttaacatgagacttcaattttccaaggtaagaggttttaggttgtagttaatatagtatttataagactatttctctctataccatttgtatttcatatacctttgactattggatgttcttataggcactatagtattgccagtgtaacagtatagcttccgtccccctcctcgcccctacctgggctcgaatcaggaacacatcgacaacagccacactcgaagcatcgttacccatcgctccacaaaagccgcggcccttgcagcgcaaggggaataactactccaaatctaaaagcgagtgatgtttgaaacagtattagcgcacatccagctaactagctagccatttcacattggttacaccagccattaggctgataggcttgaagtcataaacagcgttgtgcttgcgaagagctgctggcaaaacgcacggaagtgctgtttgaatgaatgattacgggcctgctgctgctcagtcagactgctctatcaaatcattgacttaattataacataataacacacagaaatacgagcctttggtcattaatatgatcgaatccggaaactatcatttcgaaaacaaaacgtttattatttcagtgaaatacggaaccgtttgttattttatctaacgggtggcatccctaagtctaaatattcttgttacattgcgcaaccttcaatgtatgtcataattacgtagaattctggcaaattagttcgcaatgagccaggcagcccaaactgttgcatataccctgaattccgattaatcggtcgacctctagtgtgaggggctgtgtgttgtCTAGTTCTATGTACATCATCTGTATCTAGAGTTGACCCTAAACCTGGTATCTAATACAGGCGGAGATAAAGTTAATATCTAGGACGAAACAGAGAAGCATGCAGTGATGCagtgatgcagtgtgtgtgtgtgtgtgtgtgtgtgtgtgtgtgtgtgtgtatttctcacCTGTGTTTCAGAAACCCATCTCCCCGTCTCTGCATCCTGCCAAAACCAAAAGGAACTCTGCTCTTATTGAGAAACTGCAGgtgagcatggtgtgtgtgtgagtactggtCTGCATCTGTGTGCGTGTTGATTTTGGAGAGTGATATGCTCTTGTTGTACCATACAGTTATGTGAAGAGCATTCAAGGCCCCTGTTGTATGTCAGTGAGCTGTGTAGGTgcatgcagagagagaagggaggtcaGATGGAGAGGATCAGTTACAGTCTCACAGGTTGATAATAAGAGAGAGCAGCCATTTCCTGACTGAGTGTCTCACACTTCAACATCCAGTCAGTGTCACTGAGGACAGCCCACACAAAATGCCTGCTGTGCTCTCTGAATCTTAGGTACATCTTAGTATGTAATAACATTGCAATaactatctctctccctgtctttctctctctctttcttctttgctctctctctccctctctccccaccctctctctctctccccaccatctctctctctctctccaccctctctctctctccccaccccctctctctctccctctctccccaccctctctctctctccctaccttctctctctccctctctccccaccctctctccctctctccccaccctctctccctctccctctctccccaccctctctccctctctccccaccctctctctctctccctctctccccaccccctccctctctccccaccctctctctctctccctctctcctcaccctctctctccctctctccccaccctctcactctctccccaccctctctctctctccctctctccccaccttctctctctctccctctctccccaccctctctctctcaccctctctccctctctccccaccctctccctctctccccaccctctctctctctccctctctccccaccccctctctctctctcccccaccctctctttctctccctctctcctcaccctctctctctctctccccaccctctctttctctccctctctcctcaccctctctctctctctctctccccaacctctctctctctctccaggctaaCCTGGCTTTATCCCCTTGTTCCCTTCTACCCTCTCCTAAGAGCCCTGGGCTGAGACTGTTgcccccctccttcacccccacctccacctgctcccccatccctcctgttACTGCAGTAACCCCCACCTCCCCAGTCAGCAGGGCACCCCTCCCTCGGTCGCTGAGCGAGGAAGAGACACCTGCCACCTTTGAGGTCCCAGCCACACCCACCGACGGATCCCTACTGCCCAGTATCAACAAGGtctgctaagtgtgtgtgtgtttttggttttactatccttgtagggatcagaagtcctcacaaggatagtaaaacaaggaacattcAACAAGTGGTAAAAttttagggcggcaggtagcctagtggttagagccagtaaccgaaaggttgctggttcgaatacctTAGCAGACAAGGCAAAAAAATCAGGTTGATGTAccgttgagcaaggcacttaaccctaatttgctccgtactaccatggctgaccctgtaaaagaTCACGCTTCGCTGTACCCATcttgtgtatgtgacaataaaatacacacacatacagcaccaatcaaaagtttgggcaATCCTCTGATCAGttggtgtctgttacttgaactctgtgaagcatttatttgggctgcaaactAAGGTGCAGTTAAaacctaatgaatttatcctctgcagcagaggtaactctgggtcttcctttcctgtggcggtgctcatgagagccagtttcatcatagcgcttgatggtttttgtgactgcacttgaagaaagttcttgaaatgttccggattgactgaacttcatgtcttaaagtagtgatggactgtcatttctctttgcttatttgagctgttcttgttaattgaaatgcattccaggtgactacctcatgaagctggttgagagaatgccagcactgtgcaaagttgtcatcaaggcaatggatggctactttaaagaatctaaaatctaaaatatatttggatttgtttaacacttttttgtctactacatgattccatgtgttatttcatagttttgaagtcttcactattgtaaaatagtaaaaatgaagaaaaagccttgaatgagtaggtgtaaccatacttttgaccggtactatgtgtgtgtgtgtatatatatatatatatatatatatatatatatatatatatatatataattatttttttataaaaaaaatatatatatatattcattgttTTGCCAGTCCCCACAAGGAAGAATGCTATTTTAGTGTTAAGGGTTGTGTTTAGTGTTGcaattagggttacaattagggtttggggttaggttaagaggttaggtttgggttagggaAATTAGGATTTGGATTGAAATAATTTTTTGGGTCCCTTCATGGttagtaaaacaaatgtgtgtgtgtgtgtgtgtgtgtgtgtgtgtaagtgcacacacgtgtgtgtgtgtgtgccagggtgtgtgtgtgttatacctttaAGCCTGTGTGTTTGTCAGCATGTGTATTATGTCATATCCTGTGTCATACCTGTTCTTAATGGTCTGTGTCCCTGCCTCTCCAGGGAAGAGCCCGCCTCTCCATCCGGCGACGCCCACCTTCGAGACGCCACAGGAAGTCCAGCGGAGAGGAAGGAGACGGGGTGACGGGTGAAGAGATGCCCCTAACTACACCCGACGACCCTGAGGCCAAAGttggggaggaagagaaaggagagggggaggaggtgttTGAGAAGGAAGTGGAAGAGAAGGATGGCGAAAGAGCAGACACCACTATGTATACCAAAGAAAAGATAGAGACAGGCTCCTCTACCCCTGCTAACTCACAGCAACAGATTGCCAAAACAGACAGATCAACTACAGACCCTGACCCACTGGAAAAGACAAAGTCAGAGAAAAcgctggagagacagacaggagaggagagacaggaggacaggcagacagcagagGAGAGACCGACAGGAGAGGAGGCAACAGGGTCTAGAGGAGAAGAGGTGAAAGATTGTGGTCAGGGGTGTGgaggagaagaaaaggagaaggggagggagactTGTTCAGTGGAGGAgtcatctacagagagagagaaagaagagggggaagagcTGGCCTGcaaagaaaaggagggagagagagatacagactgcAACGAAGAGAAGGTGAGGAAGGTGTTCGTTCACGTTcaggggctctattcaatccgatTGAATAGAGCCCCAAGATATTGATGGTAGATATTTCACGAACCAAGATCACTGAACTATTTAtagtggaagtcggaagtttacatacacttaggttggagtcattaaaactagttttttaaccaaatttcttgttaacaaactatagttttggcaagtcggttaggacatctactttgtgcatgacacaagtaatttttccaacaattgtttatagacagattatttcacttataattcactgtatcacaattctagtgggtcagaagtttacatacactgtgactttaaacagcttggaaaattccagaaaatgatgtcatggctcagaagacctcagaaaaaaaattgtagacctccacaagtctggttcatccttgggggcaatttccaaacacctgaaggtaccacattaatctttacaaacaatagtatgcaagtataaacaccatgggaccacgcagccgtcataccgctcagaaaggagacgcgttctgtcttctgAAGATAACGTACTTTGctgtgcgaaaagtgaaaatcaataccataagatgctggaggaaacaggtgcaaaagtatctatatccacagtaaaacgagtcctatatcgacataacctgaaaggacactcagcaaggaataagccactgcttcaaaaccgccataaaaaagccagactatggtttgcaactgcacatggggacaaagatcgtacttttggagaaatgtcctctggtctgatgaaacaaatatagaactgtttggccttaatgaccatcgttatgtttgttggaaaaagtgggaggcttgcaagctgaagaacaccatcccaaccgtgaagcaccggggtggcagcatcatgttgtgggggtgctttgctgcaggagggactggtgcacttcacaaaataaatagcatcatgaggcaggaaaattctgtggatatattgaagcaacatctcaagacatcagtcaggaagttaaggaagttgcttggtcgcaaatgggtcttccaaatggacaatgaccccaatcaatcttccaaagttgtggcaaaatgacaacaaagtcaaggtattggagtggcaatcgcaaagccctgacctcaatcctatagaacatttgttggcagaactgaaaaagcgtgtgtgagcaaggaggcctacaaacctgactcagtta harbors:
- the LOC139368318 gene encoding capZ-interacting protein-like isoform X1 translates to MEEDAPPKKSVAELAGKFKAHAPPFPTGTDGSNKPVRRRPPRTLQLPKTTAQGQVDEEKPISPSLHPAKTKRNSALIEKLQANLALSPCSLLPSPKSPGLRLLPPSFTPTSTCSPIPPVTAVTPTSPVSRAPLPRSLSEEETPATFEVPATPTDGSLLPSINKGRARLSIRRRPPSRRHRKSSGEEGDGVTGEEMPLTTPDDPEAKVGEEEKGEGEEVFEKEVEEKDGERADTTMYTKEKIETGSSTPANSQQQIAKTDRSTTDPDPLEKTKSEKTLERQTGEERQEDRQTAEERPTGEEATGSRGEEVKDCGQGCGGEEKEKGRETCSVEESSTEREKEEGEELACKEKEGERDTDCNEEKENTKL
- the LOC139368318 gene encoding capZ-interacting protein-like isoform X2, with the protein product MEEDAPPKKSVAELAGKFKAHAPPFPTGTDGKPISPSLHPAKTKRNSALIEKLQANLALSPCSLLPSPKSPGLRLLPPSFTPTSTCSPIPPVTAVTPTSPVSRAPLPRSLSEEETPATFEVPATPTDGSLLPSINKGRARLSIRRRPPSRRHRKSSGEEGDGVTGEEMPLTTPDDPEAKVGEEEKGEGEEVFEKEVEEKDGERADTTMYTKEKIETGSSTPANSQQQIAKTDRSTTDPDPLEKTKSEKTLERQTGEERQEDRQTAEERPTGEEATGSRGEEVKDCGQGCGGEEKEKGRETCSVEESSTEREKEEGEELACKEKEGERDTDCNEEKENTKL